The following are from one region of the Cryptococcus deuterogattii R265 chromosome 8, complete sequence genome:
- a CDS encoding exopolyphosphatase yields the protein MDNTAIQSENGDAAVAEGRLAGFLSSQKDLFLQDLKDGKGKGWTVVMGNQAGDLDSLASSVAFSQLSATLLASRVVPLILTPPKSMSLRPENLVVLKNTSIPLTSLLYASQLPVSTTALASQGVTFALVDHNKLLPQFGQGKVDAIIDHHEDENAHTDASIREITIPTGSCASLVVKHFQPQWEASVSRGSPVPPELATLLLSAIVIDTGGLKPGGKATPVDYDAAAFLYSISTVAAQGGEAGSFSVTSETGRLPPSLKVLADTLQEAKSNVSSLTTYELLMRDYKEYEWPTQSRHFPTLKVGLSTVPLGLKPWIAKESEGWETLMNDTEQYMQEGTLDIEGILTTYRSEKKGKHKRQLAIIVRPGGVIRDTQEARSVFDRLVAGLEASEELQLGEWNKEEKIKRGDDQRLVKVWVQGNAKATRKQVAPLLKNLVSQLP from the exons ATGGACAACACAGCCATCCAGTCGGAAAACGGTGATGCGGCTGTTGCTGAAGGAAGGCTCGCCGGATTTCTTTCCAGTCAGAAGGACCTTTTTCTGCAAGATTTGAAGGAcggcaagggcaagggttGGACTGTGGTCATGGGGAATCAAGCTGGAG ATCTTGACTCTCTTGCCTCCTCTGTGGCCTTTTCGCAGCTTTCTGCTACCCTCCTTGCATCCCGTGTCGTCCCTCTTATCCTCACCCCTCCCAAATCCATGTCTCTCCGCCCAGAAAACCTTGTCGTTCTCAAAAACACGTCTATCCCTCTCACTTCTCTCTTGTACGCCTCACAGCTCCCTGTATCCACTACCGCATTGGCTTCTCAAGGCGTCACTTTCGCGCTTGTCGACCATAACAAATTATTGCCTCAATTTGGTCAAGGCAAGGTCGACGCCATAATAGACCATCacgaagatgaaaatgcGCATACCGATGCTTCGATCAGAGAAATCACCATCCCCACAGGCAGTTGTGCGTCCCTTGTCGTAAAACATTTCCAGCCCCAGTGGGAAGCCTCCGTGTCCCGCGGTTCACCTGTACCACCCGAACTAGCTACTCTACTTCTCTCTGCCATTGTGATCGATACGGGGGGTTTGAAACCGGGTGGTAAAGCCACACCTGTGGATTATGACGCAGCGGCATTTTTGTACTCCATATCTACCGTCGCGGCCCAAGGTGGTGAAGCAGGATCATTTTCTGTTACAAGTGAGACTGGTCGTTTACCGCCCTCTCTCAAGGTCCTCGCAGACACTCTGCAGGAAGCGAAATCCAATGTCTCCAGCTTGACCACCTATGAACTCCTCATGCGTGATTATAAAGAGTACGAATGGCCCACGCAGTCTCGTCATTTCCCCACATTGAAGGTCGGTCTCTCGACCGTGCCGTTGGGCTTGAAACCTTGGATTGCCAAGGAGTCAGAGGGATGGGAGACATTGATGAACGATACGGAACAATATATGCAAGAGGGCACGTTGGATATTGAAGGGATCTTGACAACGTACAGGAGcgagaaaaagggcaagCATAAGCGCCAGTTGGCCATCATTGTTCGGCCCGGTGGTGTCATCAGGGACACACAAGAAGCACGATCGGTGTTTGATCGGCTTGTGGCGGGTTTGGAGGCTAGTGAAGAGTTGCAGTTGGGAGAATGGAacaaggaggaaaagatcaagAGAGGGGATGATCAGAGATTGGTTAAAGTATGGGTGCAAGGAAATGCAAAGGCTACAAGGAAGCAGGTCGCGCCTTTACTG AAAAACCTTGTTTCCCAGTTGCCATAA
- a CDS encoding zinc-finger protein: MTSTTSSLPPTSPSASTHTMEPSQPQSSPLKAPSIIISPSKNPVMERVASQQLNSSPGPQWATEDNPHPKAGGSHAGGSPAPSVEGHVDVDEEIDELLGDDDAQEGAEEKDGEPEKQKCQWGECKDEFDSKQEFYGHVKDHINASKEYACEWRTCSRVGHKQGRSLLLTHIRGHTGERPYSCTIPGCNKAFARTDALNKHRRTVHADVTNPNGAKPTKGAKSKTKATPGTGKSKGKAKGVAPTPSNVSTPTPAINSKPKSKSAPPPPLILSPSPPIPPVSAPDEDLILDPELAELIPRLRSRWPILPEGDDEVEALREARRKFPRHRLFPNYTKEEDVEEKGGQVVLEELVADPLDDPIARPLRLDGEDETEYRRRVREYLTNTSRTLDADVPMEDLENILPPLVPVIAHTTADPEDPEGGMVDVLGRSRWQARYIMAKARLLLLEEENMLRRRYLQELTGTR; encoded by the exons ATGACCTCAAcaacatcctctcttcccccaaCGTCCCCTTCTGCATCGACCCATACAATGGAACCGTCTCAGCCACAGTCATCACCTCTAAAAGCCCCAtctatcatcatctccccGTCCAAAAATCCCGTTATGGAACGCGTCGCCTCTCAGCAACTAAATTCATCTCCAGGTCCTCAATGGGCAACAGAAGATAACCCGCATCCGAAAGCAGGAGGGAGTCATGCGGGTGGTTCACCTGCTCCAAGTGTGGAGGGAcatgtggatgtggatgaggagattgatgagTTGTTGGGAGATGACGATGCGCAAGAAGGCgcagaggagaaagatggagagcCAGAGAAGCAGAAATGCCAGTGGGGAGAATGTAAAGATGAGTTCGACTCTAAGCAAGAATTTTATGGGCACGTTAAGG ACCACATCAATGCTTCCAAGGAGTATGCCTGTGAATGGCGGACTTGCAGTCGTGTTGGACACAAGCAAGGCCGATCATTACTCTTGACCCATATCCGAGGCCATACAGGCGAAAGGCCGTACAGCTGTACAATACCCG GATGTAACAAAGCATTCGCACGTACAGACGCTCTTAATAAGCACAGACGTACAGTACACGCTGATGTCACAAATCCCAACGGCGCCAAGCCCACGAAAGGTGCAAAGAGCAAAACCAAGGCTACACCCGGAACCGGTAAAAGTAAGGGTAAAGCCAAGGGTGTTGCTCCCACCCCTTCTAATGTTTCCACACCTACTCCCGCTATCAACTCCAAGCCTAAATCAAAGTCTGCCccgccaccacctcttATCCTTTCACCATCACCTCCTATACCTCCCGTCTCAGCGCCCGACGAGGATTTGATACTAGATCCCGAACTGGCGGAGCTTATCCCTCGCCTTCGGTCACGATGGCCTATTCTTCCGGAGGGGGACGATGAGGTAGAAGCTTTGAGGGAGGCAAGGCGTAAATTCCCAAGACATCGTTTATTCCCCAATTATaccaaggaggaagacgttgaagaaaaagggggcCAAGTGGTACTGGAAGAACTGGTAGCCGATCCTCTCGATGACCCCATTGCAAGACCTTTACGACTGGATGGTGAAGACGAAACTGAATACAGGAGAAGGGTGCGAGAGTATCTGACAAATACATCAAGAACACTCGATGCGGACGTTCCGATGGAAGACCTGGAGAATATCTTGCCACCTCTTGTCCCGGTAATCGCACACACAACAGCGGATCCTGAAGATCCCGAGGGCGGGATGGTAGATGTTTTGGGCAGAAGCCGGTGGCAGGCTAGATATATAATGGCAAAAGCGAGGCTTTTGCtgctggaggaagagaatatGTTGAGGCGGAGATATCTCCAGGAATTGACAGGCACTCGGTAA
- a CDS encoding methylmalonate-semialdehyde dehydrogenase (acylating) gives MIPLIRRPLQLRAYASAALGSTSSNSKLSPLALKAAEDVSSKWKGTTANGGKTKLYIGGEFLDSKTDTWLEVRDPSSQTLINTVPETTSDEFTAAVDAASQAFKTWSKTGIMRRQRAMFELQHLIRQHAPEIANSIVLEQGKTYVDALGDVNRGLQVVESATAITSTLLGDKLEVANDMDTYVRRLPLGVAATISPFNFPAMIVLWSAALATVTGNTLIVKPSERDPGATMIIAELCERAGLPPGVINVIHGTVPTVDRICDDPTIKAISFVGSDKAGTHIYNRAIVQGKRVQANLGAKNHAIIMPDANKNLALNSVAGAAFGAAGQRCMALSVAIFVGTAREMIPELIERAKGLKVTGGFEKDADLGPVISPQAKKRIEDYIGSVEEEGGKILLDGRGYKVSEYPDGNFVGPTIVEAVTTMKVYKNEVFGPVLTIVEADTLDDAIAIINANKYGNGASIFTNSGSTARKFEMEAEPGQIGINVAVPVPLPMFGWSGNKGSAKGDIPFYGKSGLDFYTYKKTTTSLWPAADAVGNRASVHMPQIH, from the exons ATGATTCCTCTGATCAGACGCCCTCTTCAGCTTAGGGCATATGCCTCAGCTGCTCTCGGCTCAACTTCATCCAACAGTAAACTATCGCCGCTTGCTCTCAAAGCAGCGGAAGATGTCTCCTCCAAGTGGAAGGGAACCACAGCAAACGGGGGAAAAACAAAGCTCTATATAGGAGGGGAGTTTTTGGACAGCAAAACCGATACATGGCTGGAAGTCCGGGACCCC TCTTCACAAACCCTCATAAATACTGTCCCAGAAACTACGTCAGATGAGTTTACAGCAGCTGTAGATGCGGCAAGTCAAGCTTTCAAAACATGGTCCAAGACTGGCATCATGCGTCGCCAACGAGCAATGTTCGA GCTGCAGCACCTGATTCGTCAACATGCCCCAGAGATTGCCAATTCCATTGTCTTGGAGCAAGGCAAAACATATGTTGATGCTCTCGGTGACGTCAATCGAGGCCTTCAAGTCGTTGAAAGCGCTACTGCCATCACTTCGACCTTACTCGGAGATAAGCTTGAGGTTGCCAATGACATGGACACCTACGTTCGAAGGCTTCCCTTGGGGGTTGCCGCTACCATATCCCCGTTCAACTTCCCTGCCATGATCGTTCTCTGGTCTGCAGCACTTGCTACCGTCACTG GGAACACCCTTATCGTAAAGCCTTCTGAGAGAGACCCGGGGGCTACCATGATCATTGCGGAGCTGTGTGAGAGGGCTGGCCTTCCACCTGGAGTAATCAACGT TATCCATGGGACAGTCCCTACAGTTGATAGGATCTGTGATGACCCAACTATCAAGGCCATCTCTTTTGTAGGGAGCGACAAAGCTGGTACGCATATCTACAATAG GGCTATTGTTCAGGGCAAGCGGGTGCAGGCAAACTTGGGTGCTAAAAACCATGCTATCATTATGCCTGATG CGAATAAAAACCTTGCTCTTAACTCTGTGGCTGGCGCTGCTTTCGGTGCTGCCGGTCAGCGATGTATGGCCCTGTCTGTTG CCATCTTTGTGGGCACGGCCCGAGAGATGATCCCTGAGCTCATTGAGAGAGCAAAGGGTCTGAAGGTGACTGGGGGATTCGAGAAAGATGCAGACCT CGGACCTGTTATTTCGCCCCAGGCGAAGAAGCGTATTGAAGACTATATCGGCtcagtggaagaagaaggaggaaagatcCTTTTGGACGGACGTGGTTACAAAGTGTCCGAGTATCCTGACGGCAACTTTGTCGGTCCTACCATTGTTGAAGCTGTAACTACAATGAAAGTTTACAA GAACGAAGTCTTTGGCCCGGTCTTGACCATCGTCGAGGCTGATACCCTTGACGATGCTATCGCTATCATCAACGCCAACAAATA TGGTAATGGTGCCTCTATCTTCACCAACTCTGGATCCACTGCTCGTAAATTcgagatggaagctgaACCAGGACAAATCGGTATCAATGTCGCTGTACCTGTTCCACTTCCTATGTTCGGATGGTCAGGTAACAAAGGTTCAGCCAAAGGTGACATTCCGTTCTATGGGAAAAGTGGTTTGGACTTTTACACCTATAAGAAGACAACCACAAGCCTCTGGCCTGCAGCTGATGCTGTTGGTAATAGA GCAAGTGTCCACATGCCGCAGATTCATTGA
- a CDS encoding glycerophosphoryl diester phosphodiesterase, with translation MTSISNGQPAPLTMRQPKDIECWGHRGASAHLPENTLGSFRAAIAEGCDGIESDVHATSDGVILMFHDPTLDRTTTGTGLIKDQPWKGVIEHVRTIKEPVQPVPLFEQLISLLMEPQNRHVSLNIDCKMQNDPEQLFPEMAKIIGQYENYETELSPRLILGLWHPLFIRPALKYLPTCRRFHIGFSIPIVRTFFWDVCEGFSMCFPLLMGSEGQAFLKECREKGKEVTVWTVNDETEMRVAMSWGIKAVLTDRVGAFVNLKKKVVEHPEKLALQGMEKYTFPWSHWRYYSVAHNWILRTQLDVMRTVCYQPGPLTMPDLGEFSMVEKGVQAKEETQNIPSLPRVPVAAL, from the exons ATGACGTCTATCAGCAACGGCCAACCAGCACCTCTTACAATGCGACAACCCAAGGATATTGAGTGCTGGGGACATCGAGGTGCATCCGCCCATTTACCTGAAAATAC CCTCGGCAGTTTTCGTGCGGCCATTGCGGAAGGGTGCGACGGTATCGAAAGCG ATGTGCATGCCACATCGGACGGTGTTATCCTTATGTTCCACGACCCCACATTGGATCGAACAACCACCGGAACGGGTTTGATCAAGGATCAGCCATGGAAAGGAGTCATTGA GCACGTTAGGACGATCAAGGAGCCCGTACAGCCAGTTCCTCTATTTGAACAGCTTATCTCTCTGTTGATGGAG CCCCAGAATCGGCATGTTTCTCTAAAT ATCGACTGCAAGATGCAGAATGATCCTGAACAACTCTTT CCTGAAATGGCAAAAATCATTGG CCAATATGAGAATTATGAGACAGAACTATCCCCTCGTCTTATCCTTGGCCTTTGGCATCCCCTTTTCATTCGGCCTGCTCTCAAATATCTGCCTACCTGCCGTCGATTTCACATCGGTTTTTCCATTCCCATTGTGAGGACATTCTTTTGGGATGTTTGTGAGGGCTTCTCAATGTGCTTCCCGCTTTTGATGGGCTCCGAGGGCCAAGCTTTCCTTAAGGAATGTCGagaaaagggcaaagaggTCACTGTCTGGACAGTCAATGATGAGACGGAGATGAGAGTGGCTATGTCATGGGGCATTAAGGCTGTGTTGACTGACCGAGTTGGGGCATTCGTTAACCTCAAGAAAAAG GTTGTCGAGCATCCTGAGAAACTTGCCCTTCAAGGCATGGAGAAATATACTTTCCCGTGGTCACATTGGCGCTATTATAGCGTCGCGCAC AACTGGATCCTTCGCACCCAGCTGGATGTTATGCGCACCGTGTGCTATCAGCCTGGTCCTTTAACCATGCCAGATCTCGGCGAGTTCTCGATGGTTGAGAAGGGGGTCCaggcaaaggaagagacgCAGAACATACCATCTCTACCTAGAGTACCTGTTGCAGCTCTGTGA
- a CDS encoding chaperone, whose protein sequence is MSTKPSTELDAAVLAYLVKRGYTKTVKSLEKEAGVKLLPGQEDKLEDVWAATAVAAVAATLIEAEDSTSSGSESDSESDSDTDSDSDSDDKSTKAVDPATVPLPESSSSESGSDSDSDSDSSSSSSGTSSSSSTLKSSGKPSGFLDIEAEVSSDEEVSSDEESEDESGSGSESDSSSSSSSSSSSSSSSSSSSSSSSSSSGTSSSSGSSSSSDSSSSESELEKEEQEARPVIGKRKARSPSTSSSSSSSSGSSSSSSSSSSSSASESSPKSPAITVVTTKKRKLEDGTETITSTATITPAPKANSSRETSTPASAAGTPVGGKGKRVQGQRFERIKAENVTFHDTGLMDNSFEARERSGASSNDYGAKASRDLIVTRGAGFRKEKNKKKRGSYVGGEITLQTHSIKFDD, encoded by the exons ATGTCCACAAAACCTTCAACCGAACTTGACGCCGCTGTCCTCGCGTACCTTGTCAAGCGAGGCTACACCAAAACAGTCAAATCacttgagaaggaagccGGTGTCAAGCTTTTGCCTGGCCAGGAAGACAAGCTGGAGGATGTTTGGGCTGCCACTGCTGTAGCTGCCGTTGCAGCCACTTT GATTGAGGCAGAGGACTCCACAAGCTCTGGATCCGAATCTGATTCGGAGTCTGACTCTGACACCGACTCTGATTCTGACTCTGACGATAAGTCAACCAAAGCAGTCG ACCCTGCTACTGTCCCTCTTCCCGagtcttccagctctgAATCTGGATCGGACTCTGATTCCGACTCTGATTCTagctcgtcctcttctggcACTTCTTCCAGCAGCTCAACCTTGAAGTCTTCCGGCAAACCTTCGGGATTCTTGGACATTGAAGCTGAAGTTTCcagtgatgaggaagtgAGCAGCGATGAGGAGAGCGAAGACGAAAGCGGTAGCGGTAGCGAGAGCGATTCATCCAGTtcaagctcctcttcttcttcttcttcttcttcttcttcttcttcttcttcctcttcatcttcttcttcgggaacctcttcttcctccggctcctcctcttcatctgacTCCTCTTCTAGCGAATCagagttggaaaaggaagaacaggagGCTCGACCTGTCATCGGCAAGCGCAAGGCTAGATCTCCTTCTacttcctccagctcttcctcctcctctggctcttcttcttcttcgtcatcgtcatcatcctcatccgcTTCGGAATCTTCACCAAAGTCTCCTGCTATCACTGTTGTGACCACCAAGAAGCGCAAGCTCGAGGACGGGACAGAAACCATTACATCCACCGCCACCATTACTCCAGCACCTAAGGCAAACAGCAGCAGGGAAACTAGCACTCCCGCAAGTGCGGCCGGAACGCCCGTCGGaggcaaagggaaaagggtACAGGGGCAAAGATTTGAGAGAATCAAAGCTGAAAATGTTACTTTCCATGACACGGGATTGATGGATAACTCTTTCGAGGCCAGGGAACGTTCGGGTGCTAGTTCTAACGATTATGGAGCCAAGGCCTCAAGAGACTTGATTGTAACCCGTGGCGCTGGTTtcaggaaggagaagaacaagaagaagcgcgGT AGCTATGTGGGTGGAGAAATCactcttcaaactcatAGCATCAAGTTTGACGATTAA
- a CDS encoding aspartate kinase yields MSSASTPTAPYLEDLIRNSLDQDIPWVVQKYGGTSVGKSLDNITKIVGSYIDNGSKVAIVCSARSTQTKSLGTTNLLLQASREALQPAMSSSGDGQSGSVSGTATPFYPKRVGSGFFGKDQPASMTSSVSSLSQLDSQLGRSGSPSPFQSSCSRSPPRSPVTPSQDPSVSQESAFHTTVDLIKKGHLQAARASLKEGPLREELEEEIERDCESLRSFLYAAQIIDEISPRSQDSIVGTGERLACKIVAAALRDRGVDSELVVLDNIVDASMAAASEAVSIDSGDQGVAQLGQEFYDQLSSRLGERLRECGQRVPVVTGYFGPVPGSLLAQIGRGYTDLCAALCAVGLKASELQVWKEVDGIFTADPRKVPSARLVPMITPDEAAELTYYGSEVIHPFTMEQVIRARIPIRIKNVENPSGAGTVIYPDVGFPRGLDTEPPKAERVVEGVDERMPTAVTIKDQIIVLNIHSNRKTLSHGFLARIFGTLDRAGVVVDLISTSEVHVSMAMQDFLNRKRLERLVKDLEKIGDVTVSKDMAILSLVGRNMRNAIGSAGLMFASLARAMINIEMISQGASEINISCVIENKDAIKALNVIHESCLSYPRSPTTAMAGLKLQ; encoded by the exons ATGTCCTCAGCATCCACACCCACCGCTCCATATTTGGAAGATCTCATCCGCAACTCGCTTGACCAAGACATTCCCTGGGTCGTCCAGAAGTACGGCGGGACGTCGGTCGGTAAGAGCTTGGACAACATCACCAAAATCGTCGG GTCATATATCGACAATGGTTCTAAAGTTGCTATAGTGTGCTCGGCTCGTTCTACGCAGACCAAATCTCTCGGTACCACgaatctcctccttcaagCTTCACGAGAAGCTCTTCAGCCGGCAATGTCTTCTTCGGGCGACGGCCAATCTGGCTCTGTGTCCGGTACCGCCACCCCCTTCTACCCTAAACGTGTTGGGTCAGGGTTTTTCGGGAAGGACCAGCCTGCATCCATGACCTCTTCCGTTTCTTCACTCTCGCAGCTCGACTCTCAACTGGGAAGATCCGGCAGCCCCAGCCCTTTTCAAAGTAGCTGTAGCCGATCCCCTCCCAGAAGTCCGGTCACACCCTCTCAAGATCCATCTGTCAGCCAGGAGTCTGCGTTCCATACGACTGTAGATCTCATCAAGAAGGGCCACTTGCAAGCTGCCCGGGCATCATTGAAGGAGGGTCCCTTGCGggaggagcttgaagaagaaattgaAAGGGATTGCGAAAGCCTCAGAAGTTTCCTATATGCTGCTCAG ATCATTGACGAGATCAGCCCAAGAAGCCAAGATTCTATCGTCGGTACCGGAGAACGGTTGGCTTGCAAGATCGTCGCCGCTGCTTTAAGAGATAGG GGCGTTGACTCGGAGCTCGTTGTTCTCGACAATATTGTTGATGCGTCCATGGCTGCTGCCAGCGAGGCTGTCTCTATTGATTCTGGCGATCAGGGGGTGGCGCAGCTTGGCCAGGAGTTCTATGACCAACTTTCCAGCAGACTGGGTGAAAGACTGAGAGAATGCGGCCAAAGAGTTCCTGTTGTGACTG GTTACTTTGGCCCTGTCCCCGgttctcttcttgcgcAAATCGGTCGTGGATATACAGATCTTTGTGCAGCTCTCTGTGCTGTTGGTTTGAAAGCCTCTGAACTGCAAGTATGGAAGGAGGTCGATGGTATCTTCACCGCAGACCCCCGAAAAGTACCTTCTGCTCGTCTTGTACCCATGATCACCCCCGACGAAGCTGCCGAGCTCACCTATTACGGCTCAGAAGTTATCCACCCCTTCACTATGGAGCAAGTCATCCGAGCGAGGATCCCTATCAGGATCAAGAATGTCGAGAATCCCTCTGGCGCTGGTACAGTCATTTACCCTGACGTGGGCTTCCCACGAGGCTTGGATACCGAACCTCCCAAGGCCGAgagagttgttgaaggtgtTGATGAGAGAATGCCGACTGCAGTGACCATCAAGGATCAGATTATCGTCCTCAATATTCACTCCAATAGAAAGACATTGTCTCACGGCTTCCTCGCCAGGATCTTTGGGACACTAGATAGGGCTGGTGTCGTCGTTGATTTGATCAGCACTAGTGAAGTGCAT GTTTCCATGGCTATGCAAGACTTCCTCAATCGAAAACGTCTGGAGCGTCTTGTCAAGGATCTCGAAAAAATCGGCGATGTCACTGTTTCAAAGGACATGgccatcctctctcttgtcGGACGTAACATGAGGAATGCCATTGGAAGTGCCGGTTTGATGTTTGCCAGTTTGGCGAGGGCGATGATCAACATTGAGATGATCAGTCAGGGTGCGAGCGAGATTAACATCAGCTGTG TGATTGAAAACAAGGATGCCATCAAGGCCCTCAATGTTATCCACGAATCTTGTCTCTCTTATCCTAGATCCCCAACCACGGCGATGGCAGGGTTGAAGCTTCAATAG
- a CDS encoding dihydrodipicolinate synthase, which yields MATNNTSNGTPSRVWAGGPSVPLVTAMNDDESINYDALAKQTVRLAKAGLGIVLLGTNGEASHLSPEERKQCTIVVRKALDDAGFVNEPLLVGTGAGSAQTTIQVTKEAAAAGASHAIVITPGYFSFAMGRDRKAIKDFFRKVFDESPIPVMIYNFPGAAAGIDLTSDEIIELSNHPNCFGVKLTCAMIGKGHRIAAYTQSPEYLAKHGSFLKSCTATGQFQVLPGFSESTLPALVSRHTGCITGTGNTIPKTIRRLWDKSVAGLQGDSKALAEAMELQDRVAEADWTIVKAGIQGTKYFLDHYVEKGLGGAVRLPLGAISDDVKKLIEVDLKSAWEFEQSL from the exons ATGGCTACCAACAACACTTCTAACGGCACGCCTTCTCGAGTTTGGGCTGGCGGCCCTTCCGTTCCTTTGGTTACCGCCATGAACGATGATGAGAGTATCAACTACGATGCATTGGCCAAGCAAACTGTCCGACTGGCCAAAGCCGGTCTCGGTATTGTCTTGCTCGGCACCAACGGAGAAG cttctcatctttctcctgaAGAACGCAAACAGTGCACTATTGTTGTGCGAAAGGCCCTCGACGATGCCGGCTTTGTCAATGAGCCGCTCCTTGTCGGTACCGGAGCTGGATCTGCCCAGACAACCATCCAGGTGACCAAAGaggccgccgccgccggTGCGAGCCATgccatcgtcatcacccCTGGGTACTTCTCTTTTGCTATGGGCCGTGACCGTAAGGCTATTAAGGACTTCTTCCGAAAGGTCTTTGACGAGTCTCCTATTCCCGTCATGATTTACAACTTCCC TGGAGCTGCTGCCGGCATTGATTTGACTTCCGATGAGATTATTGAACTTTCCAACCACCCCAACTGCTTTGGTGTTAAG CTCACTTGTGCTATGATCGGTAAAGGTCACCGAATTGCCGCCTACACTCAATCCCCTGAATACCTGGCCAAGCACGGCAGCTTCCTTAAGAGCTGCACTGCCACCGGCCAGTTCCAGGTCCTTCCAGGTTTCTCGGAAAGCACCCTTCCTGCCCTCGTTTCCCGACATACCGGTTGCATCACTGGTACAGGTAACACCATTCCCAAGACCATCCGACGTCTTTGGGACAAGTCTGTTGCTGGTCTTCAGGGCGATTCCAAGGCGCTCGCTGAGGCCATGGAGTTGCAGGACCGAGTTGCGGAGGCTGATTGGACTATCGTGAAGGCCGGTATCCAGGGAACA AAATACTTCCTTGACCATTACGTGGAGAAGGGTCTTGGCGGTGCCGTCCGACTACCTCTTGGTGCAATCTCTGATGATGTTAAGAAGTTGATTGAAGTCGACCTCAAGAGCGCATGGGAGTTTGAGCAGTCTTTGTAA